One Gossypium hirsutum isolate 1008001.06 chromosome A11, Gossypium_hirsutum_v2.1, whole genome shotgun sequence genomic window carries:
- the LOC121209350 gene encoding probable carboxylesterase 15 → MTFFLSTKQQQTFPGKCQKKMGSLPHVVEDCFGLLKLYSDGSISRNPEVPCPTPLLDDDSVLYKDLRFDANWNLHLRLYKPSPSTSLEKLPILFYFHGGGFCFGSRTFPHFHNLCARLTKAFNMLIVAPDHRLAPEHRLPAASDDACLALKWLQGQAAMHGKNVEDVDTWLTGVDFDRVFVLGDSSGGNLAHHLAVKLKAGSMELAPVRVRGYVLVAPFFGGSVRTKSELEQPCEAFWNLEMYDRFWRLSIPVGSTLDDPLVNPFGPCSQNLAEVPLDPILVVVGGGEILRDRLEDYATRLKQLGKKVEFVEVEGQQHGFFTDHPFSDVAEKVIQRIRDFILDNSN, encoded by the exons ATGACATTTTTCCTCTCTACCAAACAACAACAAACTTTCCCGGGAAAGTGTCAGAAAAAAATGGGTTCTCTTCCTCATGTCGTTGAAGATTGCTTTGGTCTCCTCAAGCTCTACAGCGATGGTTCCATTTCTCGAAACCCTGAAGTCCCATGCCCCACTCCTCTCCTCGACGACGACTCCGTCCTTTACAAAGACCTCCGTTTCGACGCCAATTGGAACCTCCATCTTCGTCTATATAAACCCTCCCCTTCCACTTCTCTTGAAAAGCTTCCGATCCTATTCTATTTCCATGGCGGAGGCTTCTGTTTCGGTTCCCGTACGTTCCCGCATTTTCATAACCTTTGTGCTCGCCTAACGAAGGCGTTTAACATGCTCATTGTCGCGCCAGATCATCGGCTAGCACCCGAGCATCGGCTACCCGCGGCCTCTGACGATGCGTGTTTAGCTCTAAAGTGGCTGCAGGGACAAGCAGCCATGCATGGGAAGAATGTTGAAGACGTGGATACGTGGTTGACTGGGGTTGACTTTGACCGGGTGTTTGTTTTGGGCGACTCGTCTGGGGGCAACTTGGCTCACCATTTGGCTGTCAAGCTGAAGGCTGGTTCAATGGAGTTGGCACCGGTTAGGGTTCGAGGGTACGTGCTGGTGGCTCCATTTTTTGGTGGGAGTGTGAGAACAAAGAGCGAGCTAGAGCAGCCATGTGAAGCATTTTGGAACTTGGAGATGTATGACAG GTTTTGGAGGCTATCGATACCTGTTGGAAGTACTTTGGATGATCCATTGGTGAACCCTTTCGGGCCTTGTAGCCAAAACCTTGCGGAGGTGCCGTTGGATCCCATTTTGGTAGTAGTGGGTGGGGGTGAAATATTGAGAGATAGGCTTGAAGATTATGCTACAAGGTTGAAACAATTGGGGAAGAAGGTTGAATTTGTGGAGGTTGAAGGCCAACAGCATGGCTTTTTCACTGATCATCCTTTCTCCGATGTGGCTGAGAAAGTAATACAACGTATACGAGACTTCATCTTAGATAACTCCAATTGA
- the LOC121210057 gene encoding stemmadenine O-acetyltransferase, translating to MVMEVEIVSKQLIKPTSSTPHHLTTHKLSFLDQFVPSSYNLPTVLFYVNQETSIPPADIIASNSMRSQLLKESLSQTLTLFYPFAGRIKDHLSIACNDEGAYYVEARANLPLCAFLNLPDSSYVSQLLPESNWTETSAGGYIAMIQVTTFACGGIAIGAFLSHVIVDAPAAATFVSSWAALTRKCGEEAPCPNFDASFVFPQSVEYPREATYLGMVNPFAKKGIWQSRRIVFDASAIASLKAKTASSSVPYPTRVEVVSALLSKCIMAASKAKSDIQKSTLITHAVNLRQRARPQIPNYSMGNFLCLAAALVTEKETQLDNLVCHLRKAIRKIDIDIITALQGDGGWIKYCENMKEIGKASPGTNDKIDFIVFSSWCNMGFYEIDFGWGKPTWVAYAPKTKSKTEMVNMVFLMDTKMGNGIEAWVFLEEQHMVMLEQNQELLAFGILEPSPLNLIVS from the coding sequence ATGGTTATGGAGGTCGAAATAGTTTCCAAACAACTTATCAAACCCACTTCTTCAACACCTCACCATCTTACAACACACAAGCTTTCCTTTTTGGATCAGTTCGTTCCTTCGTCTTATAATCTCCCTACGGTATTGTTCTATGTGAACCAAGAAACAAGCATTCCACCAGCTGATATCATTGCCTCCAACTCCATGAGGTCCCAATTGCTTAAGGAATCTCTATCACAAACCTTAACTCTCTTTTATCCATTTGCAGGAAGGATCAAGGACCATCTTTCCATCGCTTGTAATGATGAGGGAGCTTACTATGTAGAGGCTAGAGCTAACCTTCCACTTTGTGCATTTCTCAACCTCCCTGATTCATCTTATGTTTCTCAGCTCCTCCCTGAATCTAATTGGACTGAAACGAGTGCAGGAGGTTATATAGCCATGATACAAGTCACCACCTTTGCATGCGGTGGCATTGCTATTGGCGCATTTCTCTCCCACGTAATCGTCGATGCACCTGCCGCCGCAACGTTTGTCAGCAGTTGGGCTGCACTGACTCGAAAATGTGGTGAAGAAGCTCCATGTCCGAATTTCGACGCCTCTTTTGTCTTCCCACAGAGTGTGGAATACCCCAGGGAGGCAACCTATTTAGGAATGGTCAACCCATTTGCCAAAAAGGGAATATGGCAGTCGAGGAGAATTGTTTTTGATGCGTCAGCAATAGCTTCACTGAAGGCCAAAACAGCAAGTTCAAGTGTGCCATATCCAACACGGGTCGAGGTTGTTTCAGCCCTCCTCAGCAAGTGTATTATGGCTGCTTCCAAAGCAAAATCCGACATCCAGAAGTCAACTCTTATAACGCATGCAGTGAATCTTCGTCAAAGGGCTAGACCACAAATCCCAAATTATTCAATGGGAAACTTCCTATGCTTAGCAGCTGCACTAGTGACAGAAAAGGAGACACAGTTGGATAACTTGGTTTGCCATCTAAGGAAAGCAATAAGAAAAATAGACATTGATATTATTACCGCCCTACAAGGAGATGGTGGATGGATTAAATATTGCGAGAACATGAAAGAGATAGGTAAGGCATCGCCTGGTACAAATGATAAGATTGATTTTATTGTGTTTAGTAGTTGGTGCAACATGGGTTTCTATGAGATAGATTTTGGGTGGGGAAAGCCAACCTGGGTTGCCTATGCCCCTAAAACCAAATCAAAAACTGAGATGGTGAATATGGTTTTTCTGATGGATACAAAGATGGGAAATGGAATTGAAGCATGGGTATTCTTAGAGGAGCAGCACATGGTTATGCTAGAGCAGAACCAAGAGCTACTTGCGTTTGGCATCTTGGAACCAAGTCCATTGAATTTAATAGTGAGTTAA